CACGCTGCTCGATCCCGCTGCCGCAGCGGGTCGCCACGACCGACCAACGAACGTCACAGATGCCCGCGACGAAGGTCCCGCCGGGAGAACTCCCGCGGCTGGAAGGATGAACACATGACGTCTGCGCAACCCCCGGCCCGCACCCGGCCGACCGCCCGCGAGATCAACGCCCAGATCCGCTACACCGGTTTCGCCGTCTACCGGCGAAGCGCCGATCTGGACGGCCCGGCGGACAAGGCGACCGCCGAACTGACCGACCTGGTCGCCGCGCTGGCCGAGAAGGACGTCGTCGTCCGCGGCTTCTACGACGTCTCGGCCCTGCGCTCCGATGCCGACCTGCTGGTCTGGTGGCACGCGTCCACCGCGGACGAACTGCAGGAGGCTTCCCGCGCCCTGCGCCGGACCACGGTCGGCCGCAGCCTGACCGGAACCTGGTCGGCCATGGGCCTGCACCGGCCGGCCGAGTTCAACAAGGGCCACGTCCCCGCCTTCCTGGCCGGCATGGACGCCCGGAACTGGGTCACCGTCTACCCGTTCGTCCGGTCGTTCGAGTGGTACCTGCTGCCCGACCAGGAGCGCCGCGGCATGCTCGTCGAGCACGGCATGATGGGCCGCGAGTACGACCAGGTGCTCTCCAACACGGTGGCCGCGTTCGCCCTCGGCGACTACGAGTGGCTGCTGGCGCTGGAAGCCGACGAACTCCACGACACCGTCGACCTGATGCGCCACCTGCGCGCGTCCGGCGCCCGGATGCACGTGCGCGAGGAGACGCCGTTCTTCTCCGGTCGGCGGATCGACGAGGCCGGCGTGGTCGAGGTCGTGCGATGAGCACCGTCGCCTCGACGCAGCCGGCCGAGGGGACGGCCGATCCGACCCGGCCCGGTTACGACGCGATCCTGCTGGCCGGCTTCGGCGGGCCCGAGGGCCCCGACGACGTGATGCCGTTCCTGCGCAACGTCACCCGCGGCCGCGGCATCCCCGACGAACGACTGGTCGAGGTGTCGCACCACTACCAGGCGCTCGGCGGCCGGTCCCCGATCAACGAGCAGAACCGTGCGCTGCGGGCCGCCCTGGAGACCGAACTCCAGCGCCGTGGGGTCGACACCCCCGTGCTGTGGGGCAATCGCAACTGGGCGCCCTACCTGTCGGACGTCGTGACCGAGGCGGCCGCCGCCGGCCAGATCCGCCTGCTGGGCCTGGCCACCTCGGCCTATTCGTCGTACTCCTCCTGCCGGCAGTACCGGGAGGACTTCGGCCGCGCGCTGGCCGACACCGGCCTGGTCGGCCGGGTGCGGATCGACAAGGTCAGCCCGTACTTCGCGGTGCGTGGGTTCG
This window of the Nakamurella flava genome carries:
- the hemQ gene encoding hydrogen peroxide-dependent heme synthase — its product is MTSAQPPARTRPTAREINAQIRYTGFAVYRRSADLDGPADKATAELTDLVAALAEKDVVVRGFYDVSALRSDADLLVWWHASTADELQEASRALRRTTVGRSLTGTWSAMGLHRPAEFNKGHVPAFLAGMDARNWVTVYPFVRSFEWYLLPDQERRGMLVEHGMMGREYDQVLSNTVAAFALGDYEWLLALEADELHDTVDLMRHLRASGARMHVREETPFFSGRRIDEAGVVEVVR